Sequence from the Rhodanobacter sp. genome:
GTGCGCAACACGGCGGCAACGTCCGTGCCCGTGGTCGCAGCGGCATAGTGGTTGACCTGCCGCTTGGGCAGCGTGTCGCGCAGGTTTAGGTCAAGCAGCCGCCCGTCTTCCCGCGCCCCCGCCGTGATGGCCACACGGATAATGGCCTGCACGGCTTGGGATGCCTTGCGCGTCAGCGCCGGCACATGGCCCATGCCCTGCAACACCTTCACCACGTCCGCGCTTGTAATGTCGCGCACATCACGCTTGCCGAGCGCTGGGATCAAGTATCCGTTTACGACCAGTTCCTGCTTGCGCCGGGTTGAGTCCGCCCACCCCGGCGACTTGGCTGCCAGCCACGCCTTGGCATGCTGCTCGAATGTTGCGGACACCACACGCTTGGCCTCCGCTTTCTCCGCCTTGCGTGCCGCGCCAGGATCAACCCCATCACGTAACTGGCGGCGCAAGTCCAGCACGCGGTCGCGTGCCTCCGCCAGCGAAACCTCCGGGAACTGTCCCAGCGCCAGCCGGTTTTCACGCCCGTCCGGCCGCACGTACCGGAACCGCCAGTGGAAACGCTCGGCGCGGTGCTCAAGGTACAGCCCCTTGCCGTCCACCAGGGGGAAGTCTCTGCCGCCCTGCTGGCCGCCTTGGGCCTTACGGACAGCGTGCTGGATGACGGCGGCGGTTAACGGCTCAACTTGTTTAGGCATGGCACGGCCCTACACGTGTTTTTCGGATACGGACACCGTGGTCTCGCGTGTCCGGACACCGGATACGGGCCTGTGTACGTACCCGTGTCCGTATGGGGCGCAGTATGCTGTAACACGCCATAAGACGCTAGAAAACAAAAAACCCCGCAGTTACGCGGGGTTATCTGTGTCAAATGCGACTTGCCGGTACGGTGCAAATCGCTGTGTTGGTGCCCAAGAGGGGACTCGAACCCCTACGCCTTTCAGCGCTACCACCTCAAGGTAGTGCGTCTACCAATTCCGCCACCTGGGCCGGTGTCTTGCTTCTTACTTCTGCTTTTGCGGCGCCGGCACTGCCGGCACTTCGCTTTGCTGCTTGCTCGTAGCCGGAGCGGCGGGCACTGCCGTGTTAGTGGCGGCGGGCACTTCCGGGTTGGCTGCGGCATTGGTCGCCGGAGTCGGCTTGGCAGGCACGGGCTGTTTGCTCATGCCGGCCATGACGCCGAGATCCGCGCCATTGCTTTGCGCATTGCCGTGGCTGTGCAGGTAGATGCCCATGCCGAGGCTGAGCAGGAAGAACAGCGCAGCCAGCACGGCCGTGGCGCGGGTCAGGAAGTTGGCCGAACCACGCGCGCCGAACACCGTGGCCGAAGCGCCGCCGCCAAAACCGGATCCGGCACTTGCGCCCTCGCCGTTCTGCAACAGGATCAGCACGG
This genomic interval carries:
- a CDS encoding tyrosine-type recombinase/integrase, with the protein product MPKQVEPLTAAVIQHAVRKAQGGQQGGRDFPLVDGKGLYLEHRAERFHWRFRYVRPDGRENRLALGQFPEVSLAEARDRVLDLRRQLRDGVDPGAARKAEKAEAKRVVSATFEQHAKAWLAAKSPGWADSTRRKQELVVNGYLIPALGKRDVRDITSADVVKVLQGMGHVPALTRKASQAVQAIIRVAITAGAREDGRLLDLNLRDTLPKRQVNHYAAATTGTDVAAVLRTIHALPYDVTRAALLVCAYTAQRPGDVAAMRWVDVDTDNAEWIIPKTKTGQSHIVPLSRQVLALVESMKQYTAGREYVFPPLARQNTPHLHRDTLSKALRDAGLQGKQTPHGLRATLRTLARERLGVSADVLEAQLAHAKKGEVQAAYDRTGFVEERKRVMQVWADYLDGATSESVTPLRRVRE